Genomic DNA from Gossypium hirsutum isolate 1008001.06 chromosome A01, Gossypium_hirsutum_v2.1, whole genome shotgun sequence:
AAGTTAAAAGAGGAAAGGAAGAGTTGTTACAAAAGTTAGTTAGGCCATACAACTGTGACCTTTACTCTCCAAACGCACCGATTCATTAAAATAGCACACGCCAAAACGCAATGTTTCACCCTCATTATATATGTTTCCTGTTTTCATATTTAACCTATAACACAATTCTTTTGGTTAATTCAAATTAACTCTTCTTACATATTGTTTAACCTTTGTCTTCAAGATTCCAACTCTTCAATATATTCAACACTATCCCTTACTTTTTTTAAGGTTTTACCAAGCACTTAAAACCCTCTTAAACAACAAAATTCAGAATTTGAGCACAACGGATATGAAAAATTACTAGTAGACAAAAAAACATCTTGTTGTACAAAATTGTTCTGGAACAAATCTTGCGTGTTATCCATATTCCATGTGTTGTCTAAGATGATACTAAAATTTTCTTCTCAATCCCTTAGTCTATTAAGAAAGTATAAATAGTATTAAACAAGACACTTGCGAAGGTAGAATATGACACAAATTTAAAATCACACTTTTCAACTTTCAACTCCCATCCACATCGTGTACAACAAATAAATCCTTTATCTGAGCATGATATCCACAAATCACTGATTAGAAGAATTTTACCAAAACTCTTATCCAAAATTACCGTAAGGTTTTGTTTCATTTTGTGATGCAGTTTCAAGCAATCAACTCTAATAGTATTACTACtaatattcttaatattattatccAATAAAACACGAACCTTCCTATTTCTTTCACATGCAAACCTTTAAAACGAGCTTTTTCTGATCTTTTACAAGCTCCTTCAAGTTGTAATAGTTTGTGTAATTGGGTAATGTTTTGTGTATCTAGTTTTACACAGAACATTAAAGCCACCTTCGGTACTCTTGACGTGACAGAGAAGTGTTCTATaacactaaaatttcaaaatgatgGATGTAAGATAGATGTTACTGCATTAAGGTGTTTGATATCTATTCCTCCTCTTACATTATATTTCCTATGGCttaaaatataaatgttatttGTTAATATACCATCTTATgtttaagataattaattttaaaaaatatttttttaacaaatagttaatatttttcttggatttaaataaaaaacttaaaataatatatatcaatttgatcaaattaaacaaaattaagtgTCGAATTATACAAAAGAAATtcagataaatattaaatatattaaatattcacTGAAAAATCAAAGGTGCAGAATAAATCACTTATCACACCACTAAGCTAACCAAACATGACATACAAGATTTGCACTAATTTGCAATAATCCAACCCAAAAAAACCCTAATCTTTAAACCCAAATTTTCAtatgttgaaaaaaaaataaaacaagaatttATCTAATTCAAACTTAAAATCAACTCATCCAATTAACGTTTCTAAATTGCATTACGGGCCGCGGATAGTTTTAGTCCCGTGACATTTATAGGTATATTGAAAAATATCCACCcaacatttttcaaatttataagaATTAACCAATCCAACACCAATAATCCAAAAATGTTCCGCTACACATACTGCAACTGACAACTAATAATAGTTAAACTGATTTAAAACCTAGGGGGAAAAAAGCCGCCTCCAACGCAAATTGAAGTGGGCAAGGCTAGTCAGGTTTGGTCATCAAGCTGAGGAGGCGATGATCCAAAATCAAGGTTTGGGAAGACACCAGGCCGCCTTGGCCGAGGTTGGATCGTTAGCAACTGGCTTGAGTCGCCCACCACATCTGCCCATCCATAATGAGGTTCCGCCCTTCAATAATTTGTCAATACTTGTCAATTTTCTCTTCAAATACATAAGTACATGCATAGAAATGCAGATACGAATTTGCTTCGTCTTACTCATAATACGTCTCTTCATGAACAATTAAATCCCAGCTTTCACCAGTTGTGCTCTTCCCATATTTGTGAACTTTCCTGTTTTCCAACCAAAGGGAATTTTAGTCTCTCCCGTGTGGAATTGAATCAAAGAGAAAtacaaatgaaaatgataaacaaATAGATAAACACGGTCCAGTTATGATTCAGAATGCAATTTAGCACATGGAAGTTCTAAAGCTAACAATGAAAGTCGTTACCCATTTCCGAAATGCTCCTCACCCCATGTTCTTGACCAACCTATTAGACCAGAATACCTTAGTTACAAAAGTTACAATAAATGAATCAATTCAATGAGCAAGGCATACATGAAAAACCATGACGATTGAGCTTTATAGTGTGTAATCTCAGGCATAAAATCACTGAGGCCACTTCTATACCAAGAGTAACAAAAGTTTGTAAACGATTTCCTTTTTAGTGACCCATTAAAGCATAGCTTGTACTAAGCAGATGTGATAAGATCATAAGAGCGATATATTATACAGATCATTATCAATGCCATGAAAGGGAACAACATTGAACCAATAGGCCTTTACTTCCCATTGAAGACAAAAGAACACACTTGTTCAATGCCTATACATAAATTTCAGGTCTCCTCATCCGTGGATGAATAAAAAGTTGCATTGAAAAACTAAAATAGTCTTCCCAGAAAATCTTGTCACAACTCAAAACAGTTAAACAATCCAGTTCAGTTGTGCATTTCACTTTGACCATTAAGATTTAAGTCAAGTGCCTGGAGAGATGCTCAAGAGAATGTTTATTTTCATTGCGCAAACTGAAACAGGTTTTGGCCTACGGCTATGGTGGTCATCCTAAGTGCACACTTTAGAGAAATACCAAAAGTAGTTTTTGCTTAAGGAGCATgagcaaataataataatcaatggCTACTCATCCAACCTATGAGATGCTATGCAAAAcccaaatttgaaataaaaaacaatcACATTATGCATCAGAAGtagaaaaaatcaaatgaatataCATACGGTCGCCACTTGCAGATACATGCCACGTCTCCCCTTGACGTGAACCAACAACATCAAAGAATTTCTCTTCCCACTTATCTCCCCATCTTGTTCCCACTTCAGTCTTAGCCCATTTATCTGTcctgaaaattatcaaaaaagaaaatttaatgcAACCACAGGAAAGTGCTTGGGATAGGACGGTGATGCTAAGTAGGAAAGTACAAGAGAAGAAAAGTGTATAATCTCAATATCAGAAAAAGTTTTCTTATGAATATAAAAGGAAAGGTCGTTGAAATTTCCATCAATGTAAGAACAATCTTCCCAGAAAAAACATGGCATGTATCGTGGTTTCTCTCAAATGACCATTGGTGCAAAAAAGATCATGAATCTGAACTACTAAATTAATTCAAATCTAGTAGTCAACTAGCACACTGAGTGGTTTTGCATAAAAAGCTTAATTGAAAATTACCATTTGAGAACAGATCCTCTTCCATCATAATGCTCTCCCCATTTCTCCCACCATGACTGTTCATTCAACCTACCATACTTATGTGCCCCTTTCTCTGTCCACCCTTTAGCATCATACTTCTCCCACCTACCAAACTAAGTTTATCATCAATAGGAAgtattaatagtaaaaatatataacaagAATGGAATCTAATATCATAAATTCCATACATTGATttataacttaccatttctcatGCCAACCCGCATTTTCAATACCTGATTTAGCTTGCTTCTGAGCACTCTTCTCTATGTGTGCTAAATTGCTGCATTTTTAAAGATGTAGTAATGATTGCACTGATGAAAAATTGCTTGCATAGTAAAGTGGAAAGATCATATTTGCCTCTATGTGATAATTGACAAAATTGAAGTATTCACTGATCAGGTGAATGATGTGGAAATAAAGACCTCCATTCATCTTGATGAAGCAATTCTTGCCAAGTTTCCCACCATGAATCTCCTTCAGCATTTCTTCCTGACTTCTCAACACCTATGaaatataaactctgataaaagTAACTCAAATACATGCTCAGATGATTTTAGAGTCATTTCGGCAAGAATAAAGCATGAGAAATTAATTAACACAATTAGGTGATACAATAAAGCAATGGAAGTGGTGATAGAATAAAGCAATGAAAAATGCAAGTACCTAATTCTTTGTATCCACTCCAGTCACTTGTCTCCCACCACTGTCAAGGAGATCAATAAATCCAATTAAATACATCTGGCAAGGATAATACTTACTGGGGTTATAATACATGTTAAGTaacagaattttaaaaaattatgtattttggTAGTAGATTTGAAATTCTATAGTCAAAATTTTTAAGAATCATCCTTTCTTCCTCAATTTAACTAACAGTTAACGTCAATGTCCCCTTCTGGTTGCTTTCATCTCTCGAACTACAACTCAAATCATTCTCGAGTTTATATAATCTTACAGAAAAGATGATTCATTATACAAATACCTTAGCTCCCCACTCCCAGAATAGAAAAAATATACACTTGGCTGATTAATTTGTCATTGTTGCAAAGCTCTAAAGAATAAAATATTCTAACTAATTTGAATTATTTCATTCACATTATAATAACAGACATATTTTAAATCGTTCCACCCAATATATCAACCATTTAATACAGAAACAAATGTTAGGCACCAATAAGGCAATAACAATATGCAAAGCAGGCTGGCCGAGTAGAAAAATTCATGTTCAACATGAATAATTTTGAGTGCGCATATTGACCATTTAAAATACAGAAATAGATGTTCAAGAAAAGATCAATATAGAACATGAATAACTTGGTGTTCTTTAGAATTCTTAGCAAATGATGGCCTGTCAGAAATCTCTTCCAAGTTTGGAAAAATACAGAAATAAGTTTCTCACAAGAATGAGTTCTCTTCAAACAACCATGGTGGCAAACATAATACCTAATCGTTTTAATATACAGTCATAAGTTCATATATTGCGTTTGTTGAAAGAACTTATGAATATCCGCTCAATTGCAACTAGAAGATCAACAAAATTCATACATCAAAATATCATGAAACAAAAATGATATTATACCGTTTCCATCCATTCAGAGGATCCGTCATGGGATTTACCACCCATCATTGTCCATCGACGCAAGTATCCATTTTCACCAAGGTCCTCTCCACTTTGTCGATACCAGGTACTGCCATCTTCATTTGTGCCAGACTCATTAACATTCTCATTTAACAAGCTAATTTCCCAGTCCTCCTCATTTGCAATACCCGTGTCTACCATGAAGAAACAAGCAAACAATCGTATCCTTTATTAGCCATGGTCATCTAAATGCCATCAGAAACCTAAAATACAAGAACATGGAGAATTCCAGAATAAGATTCAACAGATGAATGAGCATTCTGTGTTACCTCTTGTCGGTAGAGTATCACGAGACTGAGGACCAGAATTTCGAGGCGTACACTGAGGGTAGAACTTTTGTTGTTTGGAAGAAAATCGAGATCTGTGACAAGCATAACACGATATCAACATTGCATTACAAGCTTTGGTAGCGAACAGAACATTTTAAGTTTTTGCatacaaatcaataaaaaggaACAAACAAATTAACTTCCGCAAAATAAAATGCGTAACTAGCAAGTCACTTATCCTTTGTTTAGattctttttttaaagaaaaagaagatacagtcttaagattgaaaggaaaaagTATAGCATGCTAAAAGCAGTGACGTACTGAGCCGAAGCAAACGACATTGCAGGAGAGGGCAGAACTCGGACCTTGTGAAGGCTATTCTTGGAGTCCAACCGCCAATTCTCCCCCTTCTTCTCATTGCTATTAGCTGAACCGTTGCCTCTCCGGATTGGGACGAGGGGGTCGGGGTAGCAGCAACTGATTCGACTCAACACAGTGAGCCGAAAGCACATTCTCTGTTTTTTACGCGGCGCCAATCCATGGGAAAAGTTTAGCTTGGAGAGGTTGAACTCAAACAGAGTTGTGAATCCTCTGTCAGTCCTCGACATAGATTAAGAAAATGCCATGGACGAGTTGCGAGAAAAGAAAGCCTAAATATATAAAGtgttaaatttcaaaacaaaatgaaGGGAAATTTGTTAAATGAGGGAAGTAGATTTGGGGGAAGAGGAGGAGAGTTTCGAAATATGAGGAAAGTGGGGGTTGAAAAACATGACAAATGTAAGAGAAAATTTCGGTAGAATCTTTGCGTTTGGTATGATGCATTTGACGGACAGAGGACTTGTAAACAACACTGCAATCAACTTTAAAATAGCATCAAGAAATATTAAAGGTTTTAAGAGAGGCGCTAACgaatatgtgtatgtgtgtgtgtgtgtgtgtgtgtgtgtgtgagagagagagagagagagagagagagttgaaGATGAGATCGGTGGCCCCTCGCGCTCGGGCTATGGCTGGCTTTGGCTTTGGCAAATTCGGAATCCCAATCCGGCGATTTAATCATACACGTAAGCACCCCCGGGTCCCCTTTTGCCTCTGTTGATTCGCCACGTGTTTTCACATCAGTCCtcacaattttcttttcttttctaattttctagAAACACATGTATTTGCgcaaaatatgaaatgttaaaatatgttataaattcctatattttttataaatttagaatttatttttatttctaagcatttaattcttttatcgttttactttttagattttaaaatttaagtttaattattaacattattaaaattaggGTAAATTGCATCAACAGTCACTCTAATTTCTATTCAgtcactaaactttcaaaaaataacaaatcaatcaCTAATGTTATTAAAAAGTGATAAATTAGTTACCCATTAACATTTTCCATTACCGGGCTAACGGGACAAGTGATGTGGCCAATTAACTTCCATGTTGGACGAGACAAGGTTGAGTGATTgtttttttccccttccttttcaattttttaataaatagctcaatatttttactttttgcatAAATGGCCCAATATGTTTATACTTATTCTTCTCCATCCCAATAATCTTTGTTTTCACAGATGGTGATCTGCTTCAATCTACTATCAATCTCTTTTGTCTCATTCTCTACCTTCCAATCTCTCCCCATCCAAATTTTGCCATGCCAAAATCCAAACCACAGCTTCCAATCTATGCCCTCGTGGCCGCCATTATTGTGTCGCCAATTTCAGAAACAAATATTGCAATCCAACTATGTGGGGAAATGTCGCAATAAGCTACCCTTTTCGATTATCAACCCAACCTCCCAATTGCAGCAACAACCTTATCGTTTTATCCCTAAACCATGGCATATTCTACGTCCAAAGCATCTGGTATGAATACTCtgtgtgtaacacctctaacccaaaTCCGTCGCCAAAATAAAGTCTTAAGGCATTACAAAATAAAAGCACAATTCCGAATCATTATTCGTATATACACGAATAAGTCTCGAAGATTCGTCAAAATTTATTTCACAAACTAACAActcttaaattttgaaacatttcataacattcaATACATTATAGCATATACAAATTTTAACAAGGATTTGATATAAACGTAAATAATTAACCAATTATTAAAATACATGAGTAAACATTGACTTTTCATATTAACTAATGATAACttactcaattccaaactcaagcATCACTTAATATCTAATATCAATTGAATTTTGTACTTACAGTCACATGTTAAAACATTGTTCAAACACatatcttaatatatattttcaaagtgACTATCCCAATTAATGCCgtatatttatgcatattaacaccatgtAATGGTTCATTTATGAAACTATCTTTTATGACTTAAAGAAATGCTTTGTCATGGTAACCGAACATATATACTACTAAAGACATATGTTTCATACTTAGCAAAGAACGTAGGTCATATCTGAATTACTAATCACCTTATTCCAAACATTTTTGTCTTACAAGTATATAATCCAAACACTACATTAAACCTATTTATCAACCATACCtattttatcaattatttaaaatataatacatgtatTTTCACATCCATACAAACCACCCCAAATTGACTAATCATTCATTcgattacatatatataaataccatatTCGAATCAAATAATATGCTTTTGAACAAGTACATATATTTGTACCATGACCGAACATATCATTTTAAACCACATATGCCACCAAAATTTCTATCAGCGAATTATCACACTAAACTTATTAAACATTAAATCTAAGAACATACTAGGTCAAACAAAGCATAATAAGCATGTTCACCTATATACCATATTTAGTATATAAACACTTCCAAACCAAACAAACATATTTATAGCCAATTCATTTATGCCACTTTCAAGTTCATTAACCAACTTTAATGCTCAAACTCATATCACTACTCATCCATTTCCAAAAAACATATTATCCATCACCTATGCCATTCATTCGTATTTCATAGCATAATAACTAACACACTTTAAACCACAATCAAGCACAATCAAAACCAAACTTAGAagtaagccatttttgcatggctttaaTCTTACATATctgaatttcaacatttcaaaacacattccagcctatacatgccataattcaagtttaaattataaaagtaccaaaatagctaatagtgtgatgaactttgttCACAGTCCCCGAGctcgtagcttgactccaaaatctataaaacagaaacaagtatacacacagtaagctattatagcttagtaagtcataagaaaataaacatcaCAATGATTTAATCAACTTATTTTAAGCTAACCCAaatttcattatcattatcaagctTAACCTCAAACCTACAAATGAGATAAATAATACATTTTCTTACATAAATTCTACCTTGGCCGATTACTCACTTAATCAATTTGTCCTAATATCATTCAACTTTCTAAGCCAAAATGTCTtaatataatcaaacatacacatacacatttaTATAAGCTCAAGAACCATATTATAACATCATGTAGATATACCACTTATATGGTCGAATATACatgatcacatatatacacatatccaaGAATCAATTCTACAATATTCATACTTTTTTATTTACAAAGCCGAATGCacttaccaaattcacatatgATATTCATTTGTATCACACATAATTAGTACTAAATATCAAGTTACTTATTAACCTTATCTCAAGAAAACAACAAGCTATCTCATACCTGaccatttagctcgttttacacatccGTTCACGATTTACCTTTGCCGATGAACCActtggaattggataggacactcggataatcacatatatcatacaatgccaacgtctcagacatggtcttacatgtaattttatatcaatgccactgtcccagacagggtcttattcgcacacatatatcagaatcctatgtcatgacatatgtatcctaactattcctaaggttcatactgggcttttggacgtcgtaactcggtcgaaaccaaTTCGGAAACATAGTAatcaagcttattcacattcagCTTTaccataaataaaattatatatttcatttcagcatatataccTTGCATTTAATTGAAACTATGTATGTCTATTTGctcataaacttacctcggacgatacaaaacggaacagggcagctagtcgacaactttcgctTTCCcacgatccaaatctgatttctttggttcttgatctaaacatattcaaattaagctcattcaaacatatttcattcaatttagtccaaaaacacataaataggcaaattaccattttacccctgacatttacattttttacaatttagtctctattgcacaaaacacaaaatatacaaaatttcaatatactcatgttgggccaaattttaaccatactcatacaagtccatatatttaatttatttcacattttagtccctcaaattattatttttgcaatttagtcctaattactcaaaatcatcaaaaactccaatacaaaacattttaatctaaaacatatatctttcatatttcatcatcaaacaacaaaaatcacaagctctcaacaatggcataactcaaaatattcaccaaaataaaaaatttaagcatgggttttgtagtactcgaagcaacgatctcaaaaacgtaaaaattatcaaaaatcgaactagaacttaccttgaatcaagTTGAGAAAGATGACTAAACCTagcttctcttatttcttttcttttgtttctatatTCGGTGGATGAACATAATAAAATGATAGCTTATTTTaatcttatgttttattataaacattttattacataatttaactttttaaccttgtttaattttattcataCTTCACCTTCCTATGGCTGAATGTGCCCATGCAAACATCCAAGGGTATAATTGCATTATAAACaccccacattaaaagaacaaCTACTATTTGGCCCTTTTACTACTAACCTTCAAtatttcattttatgcgattaagtccttttatttaatcgagcagctaaacgaaaaaattaaatcacgtaaatttcacagatataaattcacacaaaataaacacaaaaaataatttttaaatatttttctgactcggattcgtggtcccaaaaccactgttccgattagggtctaaatcgggctgttacactatgATCTGAGCTATCGGTGTGGCTAGTtaacagaagaagaagaagaagaagaaaaaagaggaaATGGAGATGATCTGAGATGAGATAAAAAAGAGGAAATGGAGATGATCTGAGATGAGATGAGATGAGATGGtgcctttggccgaatatggcaAAGAAAAGCTATTGCCTATTGTCAAAACTATTCTTTGTGAAGCTTGCCCTACCACTGTCGTCGCAATCTACAACCTCATGTTGTTGTTGAACCACTCTagaatttttctcttcttcttcttcttcttcttcttgcatAGCGGGATGATAGGTCATCTTTCCGTTACATCTGTAACGTAAAATGGTTAGTAggactgatttgttatttttcaaaagttgagtgactaaattgaaatcaaagtgactgttttgtcagttgcatcaaagttgagtgaccgttggtgtaatttaccattataattattatattaaatttaggtTCTTTACTTAGTTATATTGctaccaaatgatttttttttcaaaatgtcacactaacAACTTTAATAAACTAAATAACAGTGTTAACAATTGTATCtggattttaaaatctaaaaatcaaatggaactaaatttatgaaaataaaagtttaaagactaaattctaaatttgtgaaaaCTATATAAAccaataacatattttaactaaTATAAAACACTATCAGCCTTTCAATGGAGTGATAAGTAAGATAATTTGagt
This window encodes:
- the LOC107916935 gene encoding uncharacterized protein isoform X1 codes for the protein MSRTDRGFTTLFEFNLSKLNFSHGLAPRKKQRMCFRLTVLSRISCCYPDPLVPIRRGNGSANSNEKKGENWRLDSKNSLHKVRVLPSPAMSFASAQSRFSSKQQKFYPQCTPRNSGPQSRDTLPTRDTGIANEEDWEISLLNENVNESGTNEDGSTWYRQSGEDLGENGYLRRWTMMGGKSHDGSSEWMETWWETSDWSGYKELGVEKSGRNAEGDSWWETWQELLHQDEWSNLAHIEKSAQKQAKSGIENAGWHEKWWEKYDAKGWTEKGAHKYGRLNEQSWWEKWGEHYDGRGSVLKWTDKWAKTEVGTRWGDKWEEKFFDVVGSRQGETWHVSASGDRWSRTWGEEHFGNGKVHKYGKSTTGESWDLIVHEETYYEAEPHYGWADVVGDSSQLLTIQPRPRRPGVFPNLDFGSSPPQLDDQT
- the LOC107916935 gene encoding uncharacterized protein isoform X2, which encodes MRRRGRIGGWTPRIAFTRSRFSSKQQKFYPQCTPRNSGPQSRDTLPTRDTGIANEEDWEISLLNENVNESGTNEDGSTWYRQSGEDLGENGYLRRWTMMGGKSHDGSSEWMETWWETSDWSGYKELGVEKSGRNAEGDSWWETWQELLHQDEWSNLAHIEKSAQKQAKSGIENAGWHEKWWEKYDAKGWTEKGAHKYGRLNEQSWWEKWGEHYDGRGSVLKWTDKWAKTEVGTRWGDKWEEKFFDVVGSRQGETWHVSASGDRWSRTWGEEHFGNGKVHKYGKSTTGESWDLIVHEETYYEAEPHYGWADVVGDSSQLLTIQPRPRRPGVFPNLDFGSSPPQLDDQT